The Streptomyces laurentii region GGCGCTCCGGCGCGGTGGACCCGGAGGCGTTCGGGGCGGCGCTCGACTCCCGTACCGCGCTGGCCTGCCTGCAGTCCGCCAACCACGAGGTGGGCACCGAGCAGCCGGTGGCCGAGGTGGCGGCGGCCTGCCGGGCGGCGGGGGTGCCGCTGTTCGTGGACGCGGCGCAGTCGCTGGGCTGGGGGCCGGTGCCCGAGGGCTGGTCGCTGCTCGCGGCGAGCGCGCACAAGTGGGGCGGTCCGGCGGGGGTCGGACTGCTCGCGGTGCGCAAGGGGGTCCGGTTCGCCCCGCAAGGCCCGTCGGACGAACGGGAGTCGGGCCGGGCACCCGGGTTCGAGAACCTGCCGGCGATCGTGGCGGCGGCGGCCTCGCTGCGCGCGGTGCGGGCGGAGGCGGCGGCCGAGGGGGCGCGGCTGCGGGCGCTCGTGGACCGGATCCGGGCGCGGGTGCCGGAGCTGGTGCCGGACGTGGAGGTGGTGGGCGATCCGGTGCGGCGGCTGCCGCATCTGGTCACGTTCTCGTGTCTGTACGTCGACGGGGAGACGCTGCTCGCCGAGCTGGACCGGGAGGGTTTCTCCGTTTCGTCGGGTTCGTCCTGTACGAGCGCCACGCTGACGCCCAGCCATGTGCTGCGCGCGATGGGGGTGCTGAGCGAGGGCAACGTCCGGGTGTCGCTGCCGGCCGGCACGGCGGAGGAGGACGTGGACCGCTTCCTGGCGGTGCTGCCGGGGGTCGTGGCGTCCGTACGCGACCGGCTGGGCGCGCCCGCCCCGGCGGCGGCCGCGGCGGCGGAGCCCGCCCGGTCGCTGGTGGTCGACGCGCTGGGACGGCGCTGCCCGATCCCGGTGATCGAGCTGGCCCGGGTGATCGGCGACGTGCCG contains the following coding sequences:
- a CDS encoding pyridoxal-phosphate-dependent aminotransferase (Aspartate aminotransferase (AAT) superfamily (fold type I) of pyridoxal phosphate (PLP)-dependent enzymes. PLP combines with an alpha-amino acid to form a compound called a Schiff base or aldimine intermediate, which depending onthe reaction, is the...; cl00321;~CPxP motif;~SirA, YedF, and YeeD. Two-layered alpha/beta sandwich domain. SirA (also knownas UvrY, and YhhP) belongs to a family of bacterial two-component response regulators that controls secondary metabolism and virulence. The other member of this...; cd00291;~catalytic residue [active];~cysteine desulfurase NifS; TIGR03402;~identified by MetaGeneAnnotator; putative;~pyridoxal 5'-phosphate binding pocket [chemical binding];~pyridoxal-phosphate-dependent aminotransferase [Streptomyces cattleya NRRL 8057 = DSM46488]), with the translated sequence MPYFDAASAAPLHPVARQALLASLDEGWADPARLYREGRRARLLLDAAREAAAEAVGCRPDELVFTPSGTRAVHTGVAGALAGRRRAGDRLVVSAVEHSSVLYAGEAHAAAGGTVTEVPVGRSGAVDPEAFGAALDSRTALACLQSANHEVGTEQPVAEVAAACRAAGVPLFVDAAQSLGWGPVPEGWSLLAASAHKWGGPAGVGLLAVRKGVRFAPQGPSDERESGRAPGFENLPAIVAAAASLRAVRAEAAAEGARLRALVDRIRARVPELVPDVEVVGDPVRRLPHLVTFSCLYVDGETLLAELDREGFSVSSGSSCTSATLTPSHVLRAMGVLSEGNVRVSLPAGTAEEDVDRFLAVLPGVVASVRDRLGAPAPAAAAAAEPARSLVVDALGRRCPIPVIELARVIGDVPVGDTVTVLSDDGAARLDIPAWCEMRGQEYVGEEPSPKGGTAYVVRRVA